One window of Vidua chalybeata isolate OUT-0048 chromosome 14, bVidCha1 merged haplotype, whole genome shotgun sequence genomic DNA carries:
- the PGK1 gene encoding phosphoglycerate kinase 1: MSLSNKLTLDKVDVKDKRVVMRVDFNVPMKDHKITNNQRIKAAVPTIKHCLDHGAKSVVLMSHLGRPDGVPMPDKFSLAPVAVELKALLGREVLFLKDCVGAEVEKACANPAAGSVILLENLRFHVEEEGKGKDASGNKIKAEPAKVEAFRASLSKLGDVYINDAFGTAHRAHSSMVGVNLPQKAAGFLMKKELDYFAKALESPERPFLAILGGAKVQDKIQLINNMLDKVNEMIIGGGMAFTFLKVLNNMEIGNSLFDEEGSKIVKDLMAKAEKNGVKITLPVDFITADKFDENAQTGEATVASGIPAGWMGLDCGPESVKKFVEVVGRAKQIVWNGPVGVFEWDKFARGTKALMDKVVEVTGKGCITIIGGGDTATCCAKWNTEDKVSHVSTGGGASLELLEGKVLPGVDALSNV; encoded by the exons ATGTCTCTCTCCAACAAACTCACCCTGGACAAGGTGGACGTGAAGGACAAGCGCGTCGTCATGAG ggttgACTTCAATGTTCCAATGAAGGATCACAAAATAACCAACAATCAGAG AATCAAGGCAGCTGTTCCTACCATCAAGCACTGCTTGGACCATGGGGCCAAGTCCGTGGTTCTCATGAGTCACCTGGGTCGCCCGGATGGTGTCCCCATGCCTGACAAGTTCTCCTTGGCCCCAGTAGCTGTGGAGCTGAAGGCACTCCTGGGCAG GGAGGTCTTGTTCCTGAAGGATTGTGTTGGTGCTGAGGTGGAGAAGGCCTGTGCcaatcctgctgctggctcagtCATCCTGCTGGAGAACCTCCGATTCCATGttgaagaggaagggaagggcaaGGATGCTTCAGGGAACAAG aTCAAGGCTGAGCCTGCAAAGGTGGAGGCTTTCAGAGCCTCTCTTTCCAAACTGGGAGATGTCTACATCAACGATGCTTTCGGCACTGCACACCGAGCTCACAG CTCCATGGTAGGTGTCAATCTGCCTCAGAAGGCTGCTGGCTTCCTGATGAAGAAAGAACTGGATTATTTTGCCAAGGCCCTAGAGAGTCCAGAGAGACCCTTCTTGGCAATTCTTGGAGG AGCCAAAGTTCAGGATAAGATCCAGCTGATCAATAACATGCTGGATAAGGTCAATGAGATGATCATTGGCGGTGGGATGGCATTCACCTTCCTCAAAGTGCTCAACAACATGGAG ATTGGCAACTCTCTGTTTGATGAAGAGGGATCAAAAATTGTCAAGGACCTGATGGCCAAGGCAGAGAAGAATGGTGTGAAGATCACTCTGCCTGTTGACTTCATCACTGCTGACAAATTTGATGAGAACGCACAGACTGGGGAGGCCACAGTGGCTTCAGGCATTCCTGCTGGCTGGATG GGCCTGGACTGCGGCCCTGAGAGTGTGAAGAAGTTTGTTGAAGTTGTGGGAAGGGCCAAGCAAATCGTGTGGAACGGTCCAGTTGGGGTCTTTGAGTGGGACAAGTTTGCCAGAGGAACCAAAGCTCTGATGGACAAAGTTGTAGAAGTAACTGGAAAAGGCTGCATCACCATTATTG GTGGTGGAGATACAGCTACTTGCTGTGCTAAGTGGAACACTGAGGATAAAGTCAGCCATGTCAGCACAGGAGGTGgtgccagcctggagctgctaGAAG GTAAGGTTCTCCCTGGCGTGGATGCCTTGAGCAACGTGTAG